The following coding sequences lie in one Serratia symbiotica genomic window:
- the hinT gene encoding HIT-like protein HinT, with translation MTKEKIFSKIIHHQIPANIIYQDELITAFHDILPQAPIHILIIPNILIPTINDITIKHEMILSRMILSAKKIAKKEKIEKSGYRLVINCNDHAGQDIYYLHMHLIGGRPLGPMLQTFSIK, from the coding sequence ATGACTAAAGAAAAAATTTTTAGTAAAATTATTCATCATCAAATTCCTGCTAATATAATTTATCAAGATGAATTAATTACTGCTTTTCATGATATTTTACCACAAGCTCCTATTCATATTTTAATTATACCTAATATACTTATTCCTACAATTAATGATATAACCATTAAACATGAAATGATTCTTAGTAGAATGATCCTTTCAGCAAAAAAAATAGCAAAAAAAGAAAAAATAGAAAAAAGTGGATATCGTTTAGTAATAAATTGTAATGATCATGCTGGTCAAGATATTTATTATCTTCATATGCATTTAATTGGTGGACGCCCATTGGGGCCTATGTTACAAACATTTTCTATAAAATAA
- the uvrD gene encoding DNA helicase II, translating to MHIFNIFKNLNEKQREAIEILHCNLLILAGAGSGKTKVLIHRIAWLLSVKNCLPHSIIAVTFTNKAANEIRYRIKNLIDINTNNIWIGTFHGLAHRLLRMHYIEANLPKDFHVIDNDDQLKLLKKIIKSLNINEKKWTAQKAMWFINNKKDLGLRPNKIKIYNNLLTTTWLKIYKTYQEICDRSGLVDFSELLLRAYELWLNQPYILNQYRKRFTNVLIDEFQDTNSIQYAWIYLLANNNSNIMIVGDDDQSIYSWRGAKIENIQRFLQDFPNVITIRLEQNYRSTKNILKSANHLISYNKNRMGKNLWTNKKIGEPISIYSALNEFDEALFVKNNIKTWENKGGKLKDCAILYRNNTQSRVLEDILLQNSISYQIYNGQRFFERKEIKDAIAYLRLISNRNDDAAFERIINTPTRGIGEQTLNIIRKIANENKITLWKATNKILNKNTVTHYIISSLKRFTELINSLESNTTNMPLHIQTHKIIHDSGLFMMYQKEQNENSKTRIENLKELITSTYQFALKINIYNKNLIPLQEFLSYSTLGIIENKQNTTQNSVKLMTLHSAKGLEFPLVFIVGMEEGIFPTKMSWNENIQLEEERRLAYVGITRAMYKLILTYTEVRSLYGKKVYYQPSRFINELPKECIKKIKKINILSNQIQCNYLNKEINNNYYNYYKIGQYIQHPTFGKGIIINLIGDGKNIKLQIKFSKNNIKWLVAIYSNIKKI from the coding sequence ATGCATATTTTTAATATTTTTAAAAATCTTAACGAAAAACAACGAGAAGCTATAGAAATATTACATTGTAATTTATTAATTTTAGCTGGCGCAGGAAGTGGTAAAACTAAAGTATTAATACATCGTATTGCTTGGTTATTATCAGTAAAAAATTGTTTACCACATTCAATTATAGCAGTAACTTTTACAAATAAAGCAGCAAATGAAATACGTTATCGTATTAAAAATTTAATTGATATTAATACCAATAATATTTGGATTGGTACATTTCATGGATTAGCTCATCGTTTATTAAGAATGCATTATATAGAAGCTAATTTACCAAAAGATTTTCATGTTATTGATAACGATGATCAATTAAAATTACTTAAAAAAATTATAAAATCATTAAATATTAATGAAAAAAAATGGACAGCACAAAAAGCTATGTGGTTTATTAATAATAAAAAAGATTTAGGTTTACGTCCTAATAAAATTAAAATCTATAATAATTTATTAACTACTACTTGGTTAAAAATTTATAAAACTTATCAAGAAATTTGTGATCGTTCTGGATTAGTAGATTTTTCAGAATTATTATTACGTGCTTATGAATTATGGTTAAATCAACCGTACATATTAAATCAATATCGTAAACGTTTTACTAATGTATTAATAGATGAATTTCAAGATACAAATAGTATTCAATATGCTTGGATTTATTTATTAGCAAATAATAATAGTAACATTATGATCGTTGGTGATGATGATCAATCTATATATAGTTGGCGTGGTGCAAAAATAGAAAATATTCAACGTTTTTTACAAGATTTTCCTAATGTTATAACTATTCGTCTTGAACAAAATTATAGATCTACTAAAAATATTTTAAAATCAGCTAATCATTTAATTTCTTATAATAAAAATCGTATGGGAAAAAATTTATGGACAAATAAAAAAATAGGAGAACCTATTTCAATTTATTCTGCTCTCAATGAATTTGATGAAGCACTTTTTGTAAAAAATAATATAAAAACCTGGGAAAATAAAGGTGGTAAATTAAAAGATTGTGCTATTCTTTATCGAAACAATACTCAATCTAGAGTTTTAGAAGATATTTTATTACAAAATTCTATTTCTTATCAAATTTATAATGGACAACGTTTTTTTGAACGAAAAGAAATTAAAGATGCTATAGCTTATTTAAGATTAATTTCAAATCGTAATGATGATGCAGCATTTGAAAGAATTATCAATACACCAACACGAGGAATTGGTGAACAAACTTTAAATATAATACGTAAAATAGCTAATGAGAATAAAATAACACTTTGGAAAGCTACAAATAAAATTTTAAATAAAAATACTGTAACTCATTATATAATATCTTCATTAAAACGTTTTACTGAATTAATAAATTCATTAGAATCCAATACTACAAATATGCCACTTCATATTCAAACTCATAAAATTATTCATGATTCTGGATTATTTATGATGTATCAAAAAGAACAAAATGAAAACAGTAAAACTCGAATAGAAAATTTAAAAGAATTAATTACCTCAACCTATCAATTTGCATTAAAAATAAATATTTATAATAAAAATTTAATTCCATTACAAGAATTTTTATCATATAGTACATTAGGAATAATCGAAAATAAACAAAATACTACTCAAAATTCTGTAAAATTAATGACTTTACATTCAGCTAAGGGATTAGAATTTCCATTAGTATTTATCGTTGGAATGGAAGAAGGTATTTTTCCAACTAAAATGTCATGGAATGAAAATATACAATTAGAAGAAGAACGACGTTTAGCATATGTTGGAATTACACGTGCTATGTATAAATTAATATTAACTTATACAGAAGTACGCAGTTTATATGGAAAAAAAGTTTATTATCAACCTTCTCGTTTTATAAATGAATTACCAAAAGAATGTATAAAAAAAATAAAAAAAATAAATATTTTATCAAATCAAATACAATGCAATTATTTAAATAAAGAAATAAATAATAATTATTATAATTATTATAAAATTGGTCAATATATACAACATCCTACTTTTGGTAAAGGTATAATTATTAATTTAATAGGTGATGGAAAAAATATTAAATTACAAATTAAATTTTCTAAAAATAATATTAAATGGTTAGTAGCTATTTATTCTAACATAAAAAAAATATAA
- the infA gene encoding Translation initiation factor IF-1, whose product MTKEENIEMQGTVLETLPNTMFRVILENKHIVIAHISGKMRKNYIRILTGDKVTVELTPYDLSKGRIIFRSR is encoded by the coding sequence ATGACTAAAGAAGAAAATATTGAAATGCAAGGTACTGTTTTAGAAACACTACCAAATACAATGTTTCGTGTAATTTTAGAAAATAAACATATAGTAATTGCACATATATCAGGTAAGATGCGTAAAAATTATATTAGAATTTTAACAGGTGATAAAGTTACTGTGGAATTAACTCCATATGATTTGAGTAAAGGACGTATTATTTTTAGAAGTCGTTAA
- the cydD gene encoding ATP-binding/permease protein CydD translates to MNQTKKKQLIYWLNTQGIFSKCWLWVSIILGAINSILIIIQSLILAHLLHDIIIIHILRKQLILFFVWLFITFLIRSLLFLLREYVIYVYGKNIRQNIRKKILDKLQFLGPEGIKNKSIGNWVSIIIEQIENIQDYYSRYLPQVYLVKIIPCIILIIIFYINWVIGIILFCTIPLIFIFMILIGKNIADISRRNFLLLERLSGTFFDLLRGLDTLRLYNRTHAESTYISNSSENFRYLVTKILRLAFLSSAVLEFFSLISIAMISSYLFLLYIGVFNFGHYGFKITFFYIMFILILVPEFFQPLLVFGTFYHAKSQALGAAEVLENFLNYNYKTKIIRKKITLSISPELHASNLEIISSRGIILSSPLNFILYPGQRVAIVGCSGSGKSLLINLLLGFLSYRGSLMINGIELRDLYHKDWHKYISWIGQNSYLPEKTIISNILLGSPKVTIMQLLKIIKSSYVSEFLSLLPHGLQTEIGDNALRLSIGQIQRIIIARALINPCKLLLLDEPTSGLDMYTENYVMKALNHASYLQSTLFVTHKLIYTKDYDQIWVMHNGNIIQKGNYNTLSIQSGFFSKINKYYYNEI, encoded by the coding sequence ATGAATCAAACTAAAAAAAAACAATTAATTTATTGGCTTAATACGCAAGGTATTTTTTCTAAATGCTGGTTATGGGTATCTATAATATTAGGAGCAATAAATAGTATTTTAATTATTATACAAAGTTTAATTTTAGCTCATTTGTTACATGATATAATTATTATTCATATTTTACGTAAACAATTAATTCTATTTTTTGTATGGTTATTTATTACGTTTTTAATACGTTCATTATTATTTTTATTACGAGAATATGTTATATATGTTTATGGAAAAAATATTCGTCAAAATATAAGAAAAAAAATTCTTGATAAATTACAATTTCTTGGACCAGAAGGGATAAAAAATAAATCAATAGGTAATTGGGTAAGTATTATTATTGAACAAATTGAAAATATACAAGATTATTATTCTCGTTATTTACCACAGGTATATTTAGTAAAAATTATTCCTTGTATAATTTTAATAATTATATTTTATATTAATTGGGTAATTGGTATTATATTATTTTGTACTATACCGTTAATTTTTATATTTATGATACTTATTGGAAAAAATATAGCTGATATTAGTCGTCGTAATTTTTTATTACTAGAGCGATTAAGTGGTACATTTTTTGATCTTTTACGTGGATTAGATACTTTACGTTTATATAATAGAACACATGCAGAATCTACATATATTTCTAATTCTTCGGAAAATTTTCGTTATCTTGTAACAAAAATATTACGTTTAGCTTTTTTATCATCAGCAGTTTTAGAATTTTTTTCACTAATTTCTATAGCTATGATATCAAGTTATTTATTTTTACTTTATATAGGTGTATTTAATTTTGGTCATTATGGTTTTAAAATAACATTTTTTTATATTATGTTTATATTAATTTTAGTACCAGAATTTTTTCAACCTTTACTTGTTTTTGGTACTTTTTATCATGCTAAATCGCAAGCTTTAGGAGCAGCAGAAGTATTAGAAAATTTTCTTAATTATAATTATAAAACAAAAATTATTAGAAAAAAAATTACTTTAAGTATATCACCAGAATTACATGCATCTAATTTAGAAATTATATCATCTCGTGGTATAATTTTAAGTAGTCCATTAAATTTTATTTTATATCCTGGTCAACGTGTAGCAATAGTGGGATGTAGCGGATCAGGTAAAAGTTTATTAATTAATTTATTGTTAGGTTTTTTATCTTATCGTGGTTCTTTAATGATAAATGGTATTGAATTACGTGATTTATATCATAAAGATTGGCATAAATATATTAGCTGGATTGGACAGAATTCATATTTACCAGAAAAAACAATTATTTCTAATATTTTGTTAGGATCACCAAAAGTTACTATAATGCAATTATTAAAAATAATTAAATCATCTTATGTTAGTGAATTTTTATCATTATTACCTCATGGATTGCAAACTGAAATAGGTGATAATGCATTACGTTTATCTATTGGGCAAATACAGCGTATTATTATTGCTCGTGCATTAATTAATCCATGCAAATTATTATTACTTGATGAACCTACTTCTGGTCTTGATATGTATACTGAAAATTATGTAATGAAAGCATTAAATCATGCTTCCTATTTACAAAGTACTTTATTTGTAACTCATAAATTAATATATACTAAAGATTATGATCAAATTTGGGTTATGCATAATGGAAATATTATACAAAAAGGTAATTATAATACTTTAAGTATTCAATCAGGATTTTTTTCTAAAATAAATAAATATTATTATAATGAGATATAA